DNA from Anaerolineales bacterium:
GGCCGGGAAACCGTCTCGATCCGGCCGACCCGGACATCGAGCCGGGAGCATGGCTCGTCGTGCCTGGGGGATCCAGACCGCTGCGGCAGTGGCTGGTGCCGGATCCCATCCGGCCGCAGGCCGGCGTCGGATCGGCGTACGGACCAGGCGGCTGCAGCGGCGATTATTCGGGCGGCGCAGTCGGAACGGGTGGTTTCATCTGGCCGACATCGAACCACTACCTTTCCGGCAACGACTACTGGTCGGGGCATCTGGCGATCGACATCGCTGCGGGATATGGTTCAGCCATCTGGGCCGCAGACAGCGGTGTGATCGTTTTCGCCGGCTGGTCGACCGTCGGGTACGGCAACATGGTGATGATCGATCACGGCAACGGATATTTGACACTCTATGGGCACCTTGATTACGTCAGCGTCGGTTGCGGCCAAAGCGTTTATCAGGGCCAGACGATTGGCGGTGGTGGATCGACGGGCAACTCCACCGGACCTCATCTCCACTTTGAAGTCCGCTATCAAGGCGGCTTTATTAACCCCTGGTACGTTCTGCCTTAGCTGTACATAAGTTGTTCTCTTGACGATCCTCAACGGCATGGTAAGATGCCTATCGCCGAGGAGCATGTAGAGACATGACGGAAGATTCGCAACCCGAAAGCCGTTCCCCACAGAAGCCCACAGCAAGGCCAAAGCGCCGCTTCGAAATGTGGCTCGGGATCGCTCGCATTACCCTACGCGAGCCGATCAAGCGCATCGCCGGACACGTGATAATTCTGGTTATCATTGCAGCCGGCATCTGGGCGGCAAGGATGGGATTCGGTACTTTGAGCGTAGCCGCCGAGCAAGCCAGCGAGCAAGTCGAAGCGCAGCCCACGCAAGGTGTTTCTATGCCTGAAGTCGTAGAACTGCCTTTGTTCGCCGCAGGAGGTCCGCTGCTCGAGCACGAGATCACGCGCACGGCGGATATCCACACGGTCTTGCGCGATCGGCCCCGCATGGACATCGTGAAATACGTTGTGCAGTCGGGCGACACTTTGTTCGGCATCGCCGAGAAATTTGCCTTGAAACCTGAAAGCGTACTTTGGGCGAATTTCGACGTTCTGAAGGACGACCCCCACCGGCTGCAGCCTGGGCAGGAGTTGAACGTACCGCCGGTCGATGGCGTGCTTCACTCCTGGAGTACAGGTGAGGGATTGACGGCGGTGGCGACATATTACGGCGCGACGGCGCAAGACGTGATCGAATGGCCGGGCAATCATCTCGATCTGGGAATCGATCTCTCCGATCCGCCCATCGAGGCCGGGACGCTGCTCGTCATTCCGGGCGGCAAACGTGAGATCGTAACCTGGAGTGCGCCGCGCATCACGCGCAGCAACCCG
Protein-coding regions in this window:
- a CDS encoding M23 family metallopeptidase; translation: MTASIRTNFQSSMKEAAPILLGLAGTFAAVVTIWLNINVAQAAVVETEIPEEVYTETTADDELTLPAFNTHQTDSELSRRVDPSTQISQRSRVEILRYTVQSGDAVFSIAKKYGIKPETLLWGNYEVLNDDPHLLKPGQELNILPVDGTYYQWKEGDKIEAVADEFGVEPLAILEWPGNRLDPADPDIEPGAWLVVPGGSRPLRQWLVPDPIRPQAGVGSAYGPGGCSGDYSGGAVGTGGFIWPTSNHYLSGNDYWSGHLAIDIAAGYGSAIWAADSGVIVFAGWSTVGYGNMVMIDHGNGYLTLYGHLDYVSVGCGQSVYQGQTIGGGGSTGNSTGPHLHFEVRYQGGFINPWYVLP
- a CDS encoding M23 family metallopeptidase; this encodes MTEDSQPESRSPQKPTARPKRRFEMWLGIARITLREPIKRIAGHVIILVIIAAGIWAARMGFGTLSVAAEQASEQVEAQPTQGVSMPEVVELPLFAAGGPLLEHEITRTADIHTVLRDRPRMDIVKYVVQSGDTLFGIAEKFALKPESVLWANFDVLKDDPHRLQPGQELNVPPVDGVLHSWSTGEGLTAVATYYGATAQDVIEWPGNHLDLGIDLSDPPIEAGTLLVIPGGKREIVTWSAPRITRSNPAVASILGPGACGSVYDGPIGTGVFIWPTPLHYLSGYDYSSIHPAIDIAGSTGHAIFASDSGVVVYSGWNDWGYGYVIVIDHGNGWQTLYAHLSAINVGCGQAVFQGQVIGAMGSTGNSTGSHLHFEIMHDEYGKVNPWNYLP